The genomic region cacaaataaaagaaatgtaattttgacattttaaaaatatatatataaatttttaaaaaaatgagacCAAGGGGAGTAATactatttttcatatataatacAAAACAAATAGTTAGAGTGAGATCTAGAATATTTGCTAAGTTGTGGGGGTATTCTTGTTCAATTGAAGGTGGAATTTTTATTACTATATACTTCCATTGGAGCAAAACCTGTTGAATTGCCCTTCTATGAAGAatacataacaaaattaattaatatatatatatatatatattaattgagtatatatatatttgtttcgTGATGCTGCCAAGTTTAATTTCGACCAAGAGGCGCAAATTACGATTGAATACCAGCTAGACACCTGGCATATATGGAAAACTGTACGTGGAAGGCAAAAGGGTCATGCAAGAATGACAACAAAAGGGTGGGAAAATTCCGGGAAGCTGCACTCATGAAACGGTACCTCGACTCTTTCAACAATGCGGAATTTATAGCTTTGTCCCTTATATATAACCACCTGCATATACAGCACAGAGAAACTCCTCCACTTTGCTTTATTTCTCTTAGTTTTGGTAAGAGAAAATACATTGTAACAAAGCAACAAGCTAAGCTAAGCTAGTTGTTGGTGGTCGTGTGGGAATAAAGCTAGCTGTAATTGCACCGTTGCATTAATGGACTCAGGGTCAGGGGAGCTTTCTCACATGGAGAATGGAGACTCCAAGGCCTTGATGGGCAAGGAATTATGGAATGGAAGGACAGCTCAAAACATGTCGACTTCGCTTCTGCGTAAGAAATCCGACCCAATGCTGGTGTCAAGAGTTCGGTTTCAGATGCTTAGACAGTTCCTAGCCAATTTGCAAGAGGTCATTCTTGGAACTAAGCTTGCTGTGCTCTTCCCTGCCATCCCTTTAGCCATTGCTGCTGATTTCTACAAGTTTGGACGAGTAAGTAACCTTGTCTTGAATCGATAAACTATTTGTCTTGAGGGTTTTCTCTGAATTCTAACTATCTAGCTATGATTATCGTGGCCGATAGCCTTGGATATTTGCTTTGAGTTTGCTTGGTCTCACCCCGCTTGCTGAGCGTGTCAGCTTCCTCACTGAGTAAGTTGGCTAGAATTATTCTCTTTTTCCATATAGATTATTCCTTGAATATCTGTGCAAGATTTCTGACAAggtttttccatttttccttCGTATAAAAATTCAGACAAATTGCATACTACACCGGTCCCACAGGTATTTTAcatttcaaattaataatcCATTAAGACAAAGCTTTTGTAATACTGAATTTGAGATTGATGAGAATCGACAACAATGAGACTGAGAGAGGGTTGAATTGCTTTGCAGTTGGAGGGCTCCTGAATGCAACTTGTGGTAATGCAACAGAGCTGATAATAGCTTTGTTTGCTCTCTACCAAAGCAAAATACATGTTCTCAAGTACTCTCTCTTGGGTTCCATTCTCTCAAACCTCCTCCTTGTTCTTGGCAGCTCTCTCCTTTGTGGAGGCCTAGCCAACCTGAAAAAGGAGCAAAGATATGATAGAGTAAGATCACAACAGACAAAATATTaactttacaaaaaaaaaaaagaaaaaaaaagaagaagaaatagagaagtgtgacatatatatatatatatataatttatatattctGATGATTTATCtgtttttaatgaattaacAGAAGCAGGCTGATGTGAACTCTCTGCTGCTGTTACTGGGATTGCTTTGCCACATGTTGCCGTTGATGTTCAGATACGCGGCAGCGCCAGGCATTTTCGTTGCTGACTCTACTCTTCAGCTGTCGAGAGCGAGTAGCATCGTCATGCTTGTAGCTTATGTTGGATATATCTTCTTCCAGCTTAAAACTCATAGGCAGATTTTCGAGTCTCAAGAGGtgattatatattatttctaAGAAACGAAgcttaaaaatggaaaattattaaatgaaacttttttttttagtaacGTTCCCTTTTTGTCTTTGCATGCATGAAAGTCGCAAAcgaataaattaaaaagtacAGGAAACTTTTGAacaagaggaaaagaaaagcagCTGATGACAAGTACAACCATCTAGAAACCCATAAAAGAAATTTCACTTTCCTTTTCATAAAAGAGTTGGAGGTTGAAGTTAATTACAAAGTAAAAAAACCCAACTTCCAATTGTTTTTGGATTAACTTAGATCCATTGATCAAAGTGGAGAATGAACCACTTAATGAAACTTCAAGCAGGCTTGGGAAGAAATTATCTGATTGCTAATTGATTGGGCAAAAGGAATGTGATAGAAAATGATCAGACCCTGAAAATATAAGCGCCCACAGACTAACTCAAATTGATGAATGAGCaggaagaagaagacgaaGAAAAGGCAGTGATAGGATTTTGGAGTGCATTTAGCTGGTTGGTTGGTATGACACTCATCATAGCTTTGCTATCTGAGTATGTTGTGGGCACAATTGAGGTAAGCAGCCTaaatttttgatatattacAGTTGCATTTACATTGATTCGAATATTGTATAACGTACATCTTGTCTTAATCAGGCTGCATCAGAATCTTGGGGCATATCCATTAGCTTTATCAGCATAATTTTGATACCCATTGTGGGGAATGCTGCTGAACATGCTGGAGCAATCATATTTGCTTTTAAGAATAAGTTGGTATGCAAACGAAATAAGTTTTATCCATTTTATCTCATTTATATATCTAACTGAACGtggattaattaatttactgaACTGTGTTAAACTCTTTGAAACTGTACAGGACATATCTCTGGGTGTTGCTATGGGTTCTGCAACTCAAATTTCTATGTTTGCAGTAAGATTTAAGAAGCCCAAAAGCAGGTTCTTAAAACACTTGTATCTCTCATGGAATTCTGACAAATCATCTACACATTTCAGGTTCCCTTATGTGTTGTAGTTGGCTGGATAATGGGAATCCAAATGGATCTTGATTTCAGTCTGCTTGAAACTGGTTGTCTAGCCTTAACAATAATCGTCGTAGCCTTCACTTTACAGGTTCTACAATCTTATTCcctctttccttttctatGACATGTTAAAATTATAGTACTTATctctgtatatatatatataaacccattttcttattttcaggATGGAACTTCACATTacatgaaaggaatagttctTTGCCTTTGTTACACAGCCATTGCCGCATGCTTTTTTGTTCATAAAATTCCAGCCCCATTGGGTAAGTACACCAGCTTTGGTCTCCTTATTTTCTCATCAGTAAACACTAATTCCTTGCGAATTTTGCTTTGTTAATTAGATCAAACTAATGTCAACCTGGGACTCAAACCATCATCTGGATTCTCAGCCTAGCCGGCATCGCCTTTTCTGGCGGGGTGGTCTCTAACGTACCCCCAAGTCAAGGACATTGCAGTCATCCATTTTCCCAACcccatgacaaatattttcatttccatTTTGATAGAAAGAGGACCTTGGTGGAGATTTGAGCACTGAGAAAGAGTGTTACAGCAGCCATGAAATGTCTGAGGCCATTTTCAAGTTAAATATATGAGAAGGAACCCACTTCTCATTTGAGAATGTTTGTAGATAAACTCTGTTCCTGTGATTTCCACAATAAGGTTTTTGTCgctgattttaaatttttaatctctcttGTCTCTTCATTTACTTATGTACTTGATTTATGCCATGAGACAAATGCCATTTTACCTGTGGTGAtgtaataaatcataaatcaaTCAATAAGGAAAGCCTTCCAGATCAGagtttatttattaattaaaactttgagtttcttttttatttttgctcgattaaaaactttgaatttaccataataaaataagggaaagaaaaaaagaaattcccATGCAAAAAGGCTATGACCATTAGGTTTTAAGACCCACCAGGCTCGAGAAATAAAGCTGGTGTTTCCCTTGTTCTAGACCAAGGTTGAGGGTGAATTGGAGAAACCAAACGCtttttttcatattctttttcctcttttttgcCCCAAAAGGAGAAACAAACTTTGGGAAAGACAAACTGACTGTACCAATTCCAAAGTTCCCATAGTATTTTGTGAGATTCGGTGCATGTATGGCCCTGTCCTCTTTACCTAACTGacttattcatttatttatttattgatcaAACACCTCTATTTGCTCAATTCGAAAGGACagaatgaattattttattattttgcttGTACATTCATTAAGCAATTTGATGTCACATCCCAAATTGAATAATGCAGTCCCCCCATGTTGCCTTTGACAGATGGAGGCTTTGCTTACATCCTGATGCATGCATCCTTTCCTTCTACTTGTTTCCACATGTTTAAACTTGTAAACAACACTTTGATTAAAAGAAAGTATTGGCAATTTGGCATGGTCGTCTCTCCCCGAACACGACTCTCATTTACCTCCATGATCATTTCTTTTATGCCATCTCCAACTGCAATGATGATGCAGCTCATCATTCTCCCCAGTCAAAGCTGGAGAGAACCCTCAACTTGGAGTAACATATATACAGTCACATGGATCCATCATTCCAGCCTGTTGTAGGCTTTTGCTGAAACATCTGAATAAGATggtttttgaatatttaaccTAATTAAGTTCATATGAATATCTAGCACCACAGTCAACTTATAGTTGTACCACCAGCATGGTTGCAGATGGCTAGCTGCTAAATTGGTAAGTCATAATCTCTCTTTCCAATCTCATATATGAAAATTAGATCTCAATTTATACaattaagagtttttttattttcaaaatataaatataaaatctttCGATTGAAAtctcatattttaattattgaatacATGATCGAAAATTAATTACGATGTCCTTGATGATTTAGTAATACCAACACGTGTGCTAGATTATCTGATTTCTTTATCATCAAGTTAACACTATTCAATTGTAAGGCAGTCATCCTCATATTTGATTACATGCACCAAAAGGATCCAAACATTTGATTACTGA from Theobroma cacao cultivar B97-61/B2 chromosome 9, Criollo_cocoa_genome_V2, whole genome shotgun sequence harbors:
- the LOC18590500 gene encoding vacuolar cation/proton exchanger 3; translated protein: MDSGSGELSHMENGDSKALMGKELWNGRTAQNMSTSLLRKKSDPMLVSRVRFQMLRQFLANLQEVILGTKLAVLFPAIPLAIAADFYKFGRPWIFALSLLGLTPLAERVSFLTEQIAYYTGPTVGGLLNATCGNATELIIALFALYQSKIHVLKYSLLGSILSNLLLVLGSSLLCGGLANLKKEQRYDRKQADVNSLLLLLGLLCHMLPLMFRYAAAPGIFVADSTLQLSRASSIVMLVAYVGYIFFQLKTHRQIFESQEEEEDEEKAVIGFWSAFSWLVGMTLIIALLSEYVVGTIEAASESWGISISFISIILIPIVGNAAEHAGAIIFAFKNKLDISLGVAMGSATQISMFAVPLCVVVGWIMGIQMDLDFSLLETGCLALTIIVVAFTLQDGTSHYMKGIVLCLCYTAIAACFFVHKIPAPLDQTNVNLGLKPSSGFSA